AAATGGGAAACGACGGGCAGCCGGGAGAAGAACGGCTGCTTGGGTGCGGTCAGTGCAGGAGTGCTCATGGTCAGTACCTCACTCGGGGGTCGATGAGCGCGGCAATGATGTCCACGATGAAGTTGGTGACGGCCACAATGATGGCCAGCAGCACGACGATTCCCTGGACGGCCACGAAGTCGCGGGCATTCAGGTACTGCACCAACTGGTACCCCAGTCCCTTCCATTCAAAGGTGGTTTCCGTCAGGATGGCGCCGCCCAGCATCAGGGCAATCTGCAGGCCCATCACGGTAATGATGGGGATCAACGCCGGCTTGTAAGCGTGCTTGGTCACCAACCGGAACTCACTGACACCCCTGGAACGCCCGGCCTCGACGTAGTCCTTACCCAGTGTGCCAATGACGTTGGTGCGTACCAGGCGCAGGAAGACGCCGGCCGTGAGCAGGCCGAGGGCAAGGGCAGGGAGGACCGCATGGGAAGCGATGTCAACCAGGGCCGTGAAGTTGCCGCTGCGGAGCGCGTCCAGCCAATAGATGCCTGATGGTGCGGCCAGACCGCTCATGGTCAGTTCCGTGCGGGTGGAGGCACGGCCTGCCACCGGGAACCATCCCAGCCACACGGAGAACGTCAGCTTGAGGAGCAGGCCGGAGAAAAAGACAGGCGTGGCATAGCAAAGGATCGCAAAGAACCTCAGCAGCGCATCCGGAGTCTTATCCCGGTGCTGGGCCGCGATGAGACCGAACGGGATACCCACCAGGAGAGCGACGATCAGTGCATTGATGGAAAGTTCAAGGGTGGCTGCCCCGAAGGTGGTCAGCACCTCCACCACTGGACGCCGGTCTGTAATGGTGGTGCCGAAATTGCCCGTGAGGAGCTGGCCGATGTATTCGAAGTACTGGATCAGAATGGGGCGGTCGTAGCCGGCGTCTTGGATGCGCTGCGCCAGGACATCCGGAGGAAGCCGGCCACCTTGTGATGCCGTGATGGGATCTCCAATGACCCTCATCAGGAAGAACACCAGTGTCACCAGGATGAAGACGGTGGGGATGATCAGGAAGAACCTGATCACGATGTACCTGCCCAGCCCTCCCCCGGCTTTGGATTTGCTCTTCGGAGCAACGATCCCGGGCTCGGCCTCGGGTACCTCAATAAGTGTTGTCATTATTACCTGTATTTCCTGCCCGTGGATTGCGCGGGATCGGCTCATGCGTGCCGGCCAAGGTGGTGGTCAGCAAAGGAGGCGGGACACCGGATCAGTGTCCCGCCTGCCTTCTGGTCACAGTGGTGCGGTTACTTGGAAATGACTCCCAGACGGAACTTGAAGGACGGATCCAGCGTCTTGTCGACGCCGTTCACGCCACTTCCGACCACGGCCACCTGTGCACCCTGAAGCAGGGGCAGCGTGGAAATGTCCTTGGCGAGCGCATTCTGGACATCCTTGATGGCCGACTCGCGGCTGGTCTTGTCCGCATCAGTGAGCTGCTTGCTGATCAGTTCGTTCACCGTGGCGTTGTTGTAGTGGTTCTTCAGGAAGCCACCCTCCGGGAAGAACGGCGTCAGGTAGTTATCGGCATCGCTGAAGTCCGGGAACCAGCCGAACTGGAACAACGGGTACTCATCGGCACGGCTGGCCTTGCTGTAGGTGACCCACTCGGTGGACTGCAGGTTCACTGTGAAGAGGCCGGACTTTTCCAACTGCTCCTTGACCATGGCGTACTCGTCGCCCGAGGATCCGCCGTAGTGGTCCGGGTTGTACTGGAGGTTCAGGGCCACGGGTTCGGTGATCCCGGCGTCGGCCAGGACTTTCTTGGCCTTGTCCAGGCTCGGCTTGCCGGCATCACCATAAGCGTCCTTGAACGACTCGTTGGCACCGAGGAATCCACTCGGAACGTTGGAGTACAACGGCAGGTAGGTGCCCTTGTAAACCTGGTCGGCGATTGCCTGGCGGTCAACAAGGTTGGCCACGGCCTGGCGTACCGCCAGAGCCTTGGCCGGGTCCGCGCCCGCAGCTTTGGTTCCGTATGGCATGGTGTCGAAGTTGAACGTGATGTAGCGGATTTCGCCACCCGGCCCCGTGAGCACCTTGACCTTGGAATCCTTGCGGAGATCGTCGATGTCCGTCGCGCTCAGGCTGCGGAAGGCAACGTCAATGGCTCCCTGCTGGATTTCCAGCTTCAGGTTGGTGGGACTGGCGTAGTACTTGATGGTGGCTGCATCGTTTGCCGGCTTACCCAGAACGCCTTGGTAGTCCGCGAACGCCTTGAAGCTGACGAGCTCGTTCTTCTTGTAGCTGTCAATGGTGTACTGGCCGTGGAACGCGTTGGCCTTGATGATCTCGTCGTCGGAAAGCACTTTGTCCGCCGGGAAGACTTCGTCGTCGACGATCGGCGCGGCAGGGCTGCTGAGGATCTGGCTGAACGTTTGGTCGTTGGCGTTCTTGAGCTTGAACACCACGGTGGTGGCGTCGGGCGCAGTGACACTCTCGATATTGGTCAGCAACGACGCCGGACCGGCGGGGTCATTGATCGCCACCTGGCGGTCAAACGAGAACTTGACGTCCTTGGAATCCAAGGTGTGGCCATTGGCCCACTTCAATCCGGACTTGAGCTTGACCGTGTACTCGGACGGCGTCGTGAACGACGACGATTCCGCGAGGTCGGGCACGGGGTCCGCGCCACCGGGCTTGGAGTTCAAGAGGAAGGAATAGATCTGGTTCATCACCATGAACGAACCATTGTCATATGATCCAGCGGGGTCCAGTGATGTGACCTTGTCTGTGGTGCCGTAGGCTATGGGGCCTGCAGCGGCCGGCGCAGACGATGAGCCGCCGCCGGAGGGTCCCGTGCATGCCGTCAGGGCGAGCGCGGAAATGCCCGCCAGCGCGATAGCGCCGTGCAGGGCCTTCTTGTTCAGTGCCATCTGATGAACCTTCTGTTCGATGGATTCGGCGCGCCGCCGTGGGATATTTGTGACGGCGCACACTCTTAGTGCCTCGATTCAACCAGACTTCGCAGGCCGCGAACCCTCATTTTAGTGATTTGAGACACAAAATTTACTTTCCAGTAGCTTTCTTCGAGTGCCTCCCGGCCATTGCTCCGGGTGATGCGCCGGAATATCGTAGGTTCCGAGTCCCCACTCACTGAAAGACCGCCCAAAGGACAAGCACATGAGCAAGGCAGCACTTTGTGTAGGGATCAACAAGTTCAAGTTTCTACCCCAAGCCAGCTGGCTCAATGGCTGCGTCAACGACGCCGAAGACCTCGCAGCGATGCTTGAAAAACACTATGGCTTCGAAGGTTCCAACATCACTGTGCTGCGGGACGCCAAAGCGGTGAAAAAAACAGTTATGGCTGCTCTCAACGCCTTGGTGGATGCTGCCGTGGCGGGTACCACCACCCACATCGTGTTCACCTTTTCCAGCCATGGAACCCAAGTGCCGGACACCAGCGGCGATGAAAGCGACCGCTTGGACGAGGCCTTTGCGTGCTACGACATCAACAACTCCGGTGACCGCTGGGATGCCACCACGGTGATCACCGACGACGAACTGGCAGTCTTGTTTGCCCGGCTGCCGAAGGGAGTCCTGATGGATGTTGTGCTGGACACCTGCCACAGCGGAACGGGCCTGAAGTCATTGGACCTCCTTCCCGGACGCCGTCCCCGGTTCCTGCCGGCGCCTACGCCCCGGGCAGTCATCGCCAATGAATCCAAGGACACCCGCAGCCTGCGGGACATGGTCAAGACTGCCAGGCTTTCCGCGCCGGTTCTGTTGGCAGCCTGCCGCTCAGACCAGACTGCTGCCGATGCCTTCATAGATGGCCGGTACAACGGCGCCTTTACCTACAACTTCGTGAAGGCCCTCATGGGTGACGGTAGCGCGGCGCGGGCCGAGATCCTCAAGCAGGTCAGCAAGGGCCTCAAGTCCGGCGGCTTCGATCAGATCGCCCAACTGGAAGGCTCGACGGCGGCACGCAAGGCCGCGTGGGGCGCCTGAACCGGGCGTCTGAATTGGGCGCCTGAACTGGGCGCCTGAGGAAGTCCGCTGGATGCCGGAAGCTTAGTCCCCGGTGCCGTGAAACTTATCCCGGACTCCCGAGGAGGCGGCCTCCTCGGCATCGTGGTGCTGGTCCGAACCGAACATCTGTCCTTGACGTTCCCTGTCCATCACGGGCTTGAGGGCCGCATACACCAACCGGCCACCGGCGTCGAAGCGCAACAGCCCTCCCCCACGGATGTCCACGAAGTCCCTCCGGGTTTTCAAGCCAAGGCGCACATACGCTTCCCGCCGGCTCATCCGGACCGTCTGGATGAAAGAGGCCCCTATCTCGGAAATGATGAATCCATCCGGGGACACACGCTCAGAGGTACGTACACGCGTGGAACTCAGGGGTGTTCGCCGCTCAAGCCGAGCCGCCTCCAGGAGCCGGGGATTTTCCCAGACAAAGCGCTGCACCTCCTGGGGATCGGAGCCGAGGGCCGAAAGCCTGATGGGGTAGCGGAGCCCCTGGTAGTTATCCACGCCGCTGATGTTGTTCAAGGAGACCCGACGTATCCCGATGGCGGAGAACTCGGTTTGGATCGCCTCGCGGTATCCGTGATTGTCTTCGGGAACCATGTCGAGGTCGGCCGCGATG
Above is a genomic segment from Arthrobacter sp. YN containing:
- a CDS encoding ABC transporter permease, with the translated sequence MTTLIEVPEAEPGIVAPKSKSKAGGGLGRYIVIRFFLIIPTVFILVTLVFFLMRVIGDPITASQGGRLPPDVLAQRIQDAGYDRPILIQYFEYIGQLLTGNFGTTITDRRPVVEVLTTFGAATLELSINALIVALLVGIPFGLIAAQHRDKTPDALLRFFAILCYATPVFFSGLLLKLTFSVWLGWFPVAGRASTRTELTMSGLAAPSGIYWLDALRSGNFTALVDIASHAVLPALALGLLTAGVFLRLVRTNVIGTLGKDYVEAGRSRGVSEFRLVTKHAYKPALIPIITVMGLQIALMLGGAILTETTFEWKGLGYQLVQYLNARDFVAVQGIVVLLAIIVAVTNFIVDIIAALIDPRVRY
- a CDS encoding caspase family protein; amino-acid sequence: MSKAALCVGINKFKFLPQASWLNGCVNDAEDLAAMLEKHYGFEGSNITVLRDAKAVKKTVMAALNALVDAAVAGTTTHIVFTFSSHGTQVPDTSGDESDRLDEAFACYDINNSGDRWDATTVITDDELAVLFARLPKGVLMDVVLDTCHSGTGLKSLDLLPGRRPRFLPAPTPRAVIANESKDTRSLRDMVKTARLSAPVLLAACRSDQTAADAFIDGRYNGAFTYNFVKALMGDGSAARAEILKQVSKGLKSGGFDQIAQLEGSTAARKAAWGA
- a CDS encoding ABC transporter substrate-binding protein; its protein translation is MALNKKALHGAIALAGISALALTACTGPSGGGSSSAPAAAGPIAYGTTDKVTSLDPAGSYDNGSFMVMNQIYSFLLNSKPGGADPVPDLAESSSFTTPSEYTVKLKSGLKWANGHTLDSKDVKFSFDRQVAINDPAGPASLLTNIESVTAPDATTVVFKLKNANDQTFSQILSSPAAPIVDDEVFPADKVLSDDEIIKANAFHGQYTIDSYKKNELVSFKAFADYQGVLGKPANDAATIKYYASPTNLKLEIQQGAIDVAFRSLSATDIDDLRKDSKVKVLTGPGGEIRYITFNFDTMPYGTKAAGADPAKALAVRQAVANLVDRQAIADQVYKGTYLPLYSNVPSGFLGANESFKDAYGDAGKPSLDKAKKVLADAGITEPVALNLQYNPDHYGGSSGDEYAMVKEQLEKSGLFTVNLQSTEWVTYSKASRADEYPLFQFGWFPDFSDADNYLTPFFPEGGFLKNHYNNATVNELISKQLTDADKTSRESAIKDVQNALAKDISTLPLLQGAQVAVVGSGVNGVDKTLDPSFKFRLGVISK